The DNA sequence TACAGGCCGGGCACGGTGGTGGCGCCGTGCTCGTCGACCCACACCCCGGAGGCGGAGTGGCCGCCGCACAGGCCGATCTCGGAGATGTGCATCTCGACGTCGTGGGTGCGGTAGTCGTGGCCGCGCCCGGCGTGGAAGGTGCCGCGGGTGGGCCGCTCGGTGGTGTGCAGGATGGCTTCGAGCCGGGAGATCGTCTCCTCGGGCAGGTGGGTGAGTTTGAGGTAGACCGGTGCGCGGTCGGTGCCCAGCTCGCGGGCCACCTCGGCCATCATCTGGCCCGACCAGTAGTCGGAGTCGACGAACCGCTGCCCCCGGTTGTTGACCTGGTAGCCGCCGAACGGGTTGGCGACGTACGCGCAGGCCGGGCCGTTGTAGTCCTTGATCAGCGGGTTGATCTGGAAGCACTCGATGCCGGACAGCTCGGCTCCGGCGTGATACGCCATGGAGTGGCCGTCGCCGGCGTTGGTCGGGTTCTCGTACGTGCCGTACAGGTAGCCGCTGGCGGGCAGGCCGAGCCGGCCGCTGGCGCCGGTCGCGAGGATCACCGCCCTGGCCGACACCGTCGCGAACTCGCCGGTGCGGGTGTGCAGCGCGGCCACTCCGGCGGCGCGGCCGCCGGCGGTCAGCACCCGCACCGGCATCAGCCGGTTCTCGATCCGGATCCGGTCGCGCATGCGGCGTTCGCGCAGCACCCGGTAGAGCACCTTCTTGATGTCGCGGCCCTCGGGCATGGGCAGCACGTAGCTGCCGGAACGGTGCACCTGGCGCACCGCGTACTCCCCGTAGGCGTCCTTCTCGAACTTGACGCCGTAGCCCTCCAGCCGCCGCACCATGTCGTAGCCGCGGCTGGCGGTCTGATAGACCGTCTTCTGGTTCACGATCCCGTCGTTGGCCAGCGTGATCTCGCGTACGTAGTCCTCCGGGACGGCCTTTCCGGGGATGACGGCGTTGTTGACGCCGTCCATGCCCATCGCGAGCGCTCCGGAGTGGCGCACGTGCGCCTTCTCCAGCACGATCACCCGGGCGCCGTGCTCGGCCGCGGACAGGGCCGCCATCGTCCCGGCCGTCCCTCCGCCGACCACGACGACGTCGCAGTCGAGCTGGAGGCGGTCGGTCAGGCTCGCAGGCTGCATAGGATCTCTTCCTTCGTGGCCGTGCCGCCGTCGAGGACCGCCTCGACGCCGCGCGGGGTGAGGACCGCGACCCGGTCCCCGAGGATCAGCGCCTCGTCGACGTCGTGCGTGACGAAGACGACGGTGGCCGGATTGGTGGTACGCAGTTGCAGCAGCATCTGCTGCATGGCCGCGCGGGTCTGCGCGTCCAGCGCCCCGAACGGCTCGTCCATCAGGATGGCCCGGGGCTGCGCCGCCAGGGTGCGGGCCAGCTGCACCCGCTGGCGCTGGCCGCCGGACAGCTGCGCGGGCAGCCGGTCCCCGTGCCCGCCGAGTCCGACCTCGGCCAGCCAGTGCCCGCCGAGCCGCCGCCGGTCGGACGCTCCACGGATGGCCAGCGCCAGTTCCACGTTGCGCCGGGCCGAGCGCCACGGCAGCAGCGCGTCCTCCTGGAACACCAGGGCCCGTTCCCTGGACGGGCCGCGCACGGGCACCCCGTCGGCGAGGATGCTTCCCTGCCGGGCCGGCAGGAGGCCGGCCAGGGCCCGGAGCAGGGTGGACTTGCCGCAGCCGGAGCCGCCGACCACGACGAGGATCTCGCCGCCGCGCACCTCCAGGTCGAGACCGTCGATCACGGCGTCGGCGCCGTACCCGAGGGTCACGCCGGACAGTTCGAACCTCATCGCGCCTCGTCCTTCAGGCTCGCGGGCAGCCAGCGGGTGGCCCGGCGGCCGACGCGCTCCACGGCCGAGGAGGTCAGCCAGCCCAGTGCGCCGATGGTGAGCATGCCGACCAGCACCCCGGGATAGTCGACGATGGTGTACGCCTTCCAGGTGCGGTAGCCGACGCCGAAGTCACCGGAGATCATCTCGGCGGAGATGACGCAGATCCAGGAGACTCCGATGCCGACCGACAGGCCGCTGAAGACGCCCGGCAGCGCACCGGGCAGCACCACGCTGGCCAGGGTGCGCCAGCGGCCGCCGCCGATGGTGCGGATCGCGTCCTCCCACACCGTCGGCAGCGCCCGCACCGCATGCCTGGTGCTGACCAGGATCGGGAAGAACGCCGACACGAACGTGATGAACACGATGCCCTGCTCGTTGGTCGGGAACAGCAGGATCGCCACCGGCACCAGGGCGATCGCGGGGATCGGCCGCACCACCTCGAACAGCGGCTGCAGCACGTCGGCGAGCAGCCGGGACCGTCCGATCGCGATGCCCAGGCCGATGCCGAGCACCGCGGCGAGGCCGAAGCCGGTGAGAATGCGGACCAGGCTCTGCGCGACGTCCTGGTAGTACACGGGCAGCGACAGCTGGCGTACCAGCTCGTGCCAGACCTCGACGGGCGTGGGCAGGCGGTCGAACCGTACCCACAGCCGCACGTCGGCCGAGGTCACCCACTGCCACGCGGCCGCGGCGGCGGCCAGGGTGCCCAGCCGCACCGCCCACCGGGCCCGGTAGCCGGTCCGGCGCCGCCCGGCCGCGGCGGCGGGCCGGGCCCGGGTCTGCTCCAGCAGCGCGGTCATGCCCCCTCCACGGCCTGGGCGTAGGTCACGACGCGGGCGCCAGGGTGGGCGGCGGTGTAGGCGTCGGCGGCGGAGCGGGTCACGAACGGTTTGAAGCGCTCGTCGGCTGGGGCGGCCGGGTCCACGACCCACAGGCTCCGGTCGGCGAACCAGCGGGTGCCGGTGGTCGCGTCGGGCACGTAGGCCGCGCGCGGCTTCTCCTTGCGTACGGCCCGCAGCAGGCACGTCGGGGTCGCGGCCGGTTTCGTCCGGTCGGCGCCGACGGGCCACAGCTCACCGGCGAGCGCGGGGTCGGTGACCGGCCGGCCGCACACCTCGTCGGTGCCGGTGATCGCGGCCCGGTTCGCGGTGCTGGCGAAGTCGGCGTCGTACTGGTCGCCGTAGACGGCCCTGAGGTAGCTGTCGTCGACGAACGCGGCCAGGTCGATGGACTGGAGCACGCCGATCGACTTCAGAAACGGCACGTCGTGCGCGTGCGCGTCGCGCAGCGCCTGCTTGAGCTGCACGTCGAAGGTGACCTGGCCGCCCGCGCCGTTGTAGAGGTAGACCACCTCCGGCGGCAGGCCGGTCGCGTCGGCGACGCTCTTCGCGGCGGCCAGCGGGTCGGCCCACAGGAACCTCGTCGCGTCGATCTGCGCCTTCAGGAACGCCTTGACCACGTCGGCGTGGTCCTTGGCGTACGCCTCGCGCACCACGACGCCGTGGAACGTGGGCACCTTCAGGTCGCCGCCGTCGTAGAGCGGCTGCGCCTCGCCCCGGTGCACCAGCAGGGCGGGCCAGGCCACGAACTGCGACAGCGCGGCGACGTTGCCCGCTTGCAGCGCCGAGGCGCCGACCTGCGGAACCTGGTTCTCCACCTTGACATCGGCGACGCCGTAGCGCTCCAGGGCCTGCACGAGGGTGCCGTGGGCGGCCGAGCCGACGCTGGTGGACACGGCCCTGCCCTGGAGATCGGCCAGGCTGGTGATCTTCGACGCCGGGGTGGTCACCACCATGTTCAGCGCGCCCCGGATGTTGAACCCGGTCGCCGAGATCAGCTTGGTACGGGTCTCGGCGTTCTGCTGGCCGCGGGAGCCGTTGATGAGCAGCGGGTAGTCCCCCATCGACCCGATGTCGATCTTCCCGGCGATCATCTGGGCCGTGATCGGCGCACCGGTGTCGTAGTCCTGCCACACCACCTGGAACTTCCTGCCGGCGATCTCGGCCAGCCGCTTCTCGAAGAAGCCCTGGGCCTTGAGCAGCGTCCCGGCGGTGACCGTGTTGATGGTCTTGGACTGGTAGCCGACCACCACCCGCTCGGCGTCGCCGTCGGCGGCGGCGCCCGCGACCGTGCAGCCGCTCGTCGCCGTTAGCGCGGCGGTCAGCGCGAGTATCGCGATCCTGCGCATCTGGGGTCTCATCTCAGGAGGTAGGGCATGTTGACGGTGACGGCGCCGGTGGGGCAGCGGGCCGCGCACGGGCCGCAGTACCAGCACTCGTCGACGTGCATGTAGGCCTTGCCGCTCGCGGGGTCGATGGCGAGGGAGTCGAGCGGGCAGACGTCGACGCACAGGGTGCAGCCGTCGATGCACAGGTCCGGGTCGACGATGACCGGGAGGTCGACGCGCTGGTCGGCCAGTGCCATGGCTACCGCCTCTCAAGTTGGGCGCGCATGGCGAGCCGGTCGCCACGCAAGCGGATGGATTCGAGGTCGACGGGCGTGCCGTCGGCCAGGTGCGTCAGGCGTTCGAGCATCAGCAGGGCGGCGTTGTCCTGCGTGCCGAGCAGGCTCGCGCTGTGCGCGTCGGCGTTGACGGCCTCCAGCGTGAGGTCGGCGGTGCCGAGCCGCTGGCCGGTGATGGTCTCCAGCAGCACGAAGATGTCCCGGTTGGCCAGGTCCTCGGCCAGCAGGGGTTCACCGACGGCGCGCGGCAGGTAGGTGAGGTCGAGCGACAGCGGCTCGCCGTTGAGGCGGCGGATGCGTTCGATGTAGACGACCCGGTCGGTCGTGCACAGCCGCCGCCCGACCCAGGTGGGCGGGTCAATCAGTTCGGCGGCCCGCACCTCGTTGGTGACGGTGCCGTGCTCGTGCATGGTCTCGTTGAGGCCCATCAGGCGGTGCAGGCCGTGCGGGTACTTCTCCCCGCAGGTCGTTGTGCCCAGGCCGGGCGTACGGTCGACCAGGCCCTCGCCACGCAGCAGCGACAGCGCCTCGCGGACCGTGTTGCGGGAGACCGCGAACTCGGCGCCGAGGTCGTCCTCTCCCGGCAGGGCTCCGTCGGCGAAGCCGCCGGCCACGATCTGGTGCCTCAGTACGTCGGCCACCTGGCGGGCCCGGTCGGTCCGGCGGCGGCGGGACA is a window from the Catellatospora sp. TT07R-123 genome containing:
- a CDS encoding ABC transporter substrate-binding protein, producing MRRIAILALTAALTATSGCTVAGAAADGDAERVVVGYQSKTINTVTAGTLLKAQGFFEKRLAEIAGRKFQVVWQDYDTGAPITAQMIAGKIDIGSMGDYPLLINGSRGQQNAETRTKLISATGFNIRGALNMVVTTPASKITSLADLQGRAVSTSVGSAAHGTLVQALERYGVADVKVENQVPQVGASALQAGNVAALSQFVAWPALLVHRGEAQPLYDGGDLKVPTFHGVVVREAYAKDHADVVKAFLKAQIDATRFLWADPLAAAKSVADATGLPPEVVYLYNGAGGQVTFDVQLKQALRDAHAHDVPFLKSIGVLQSIDLAAFVDDSYLRAVYGDQYDADFASTANRAAITGTDEVCGRPVTDPALAGELWPVGADRTKPAATPTCLLRAVRKEKPRAAYVPDATTGTRWFADRSLWVVDPAAPADERFKPFVTRSAADAYTAAHPGARVVTYAQAVEGA
- a CDS encoding ABC transporter permease, which codes for MTALLEQTRARPAAAAGRRRTGYRARWAVRLGTLAAAAAAWQWVTSADVRLWVRFDRLPTPVEVWHELVRQLSLPVYYQDVAQSLVRILTGFGLAAVLGIGLGIAIGRSRLLADVLQPLFEVVRPIPAIALVPVAILLFPTNEQGIVFITFVSAFFPILVSTRHAVRALPTVWEDAIRTIGGGRWRTLASVVLPGALPGVFSGLSVGIGVSWICVISAEMISGDFGVGYRTWKAYTIVDYPGVLVGMLTIGALGWLTSSAVERVGRRATRWLPASLKDEAR
- a CDS encoding ABC transporter ATP-binding protein, which codes for MRFELSGVTLGYGADAVIDGLDLEVRGGEILVVVGGSGCGKSTLLRALAGLLPARQGSILADGVPVRGPSRERALVFQEDALLPWRSARRNVELALAIRGASDRRRLGGHWLAEVGLGGHGDRLPAQLSGGQRQRVQLARTLAAQPRAILMDEPFGALDAQTRAAMQQMLLQLRTTNPATVVFVTHDVDEALILGDRVAVLTPRGVEAVLDGGTATKEEILCSLRA
- a CDS encoding GntR family transcriptional regulator, with translation MTVDVSRRRRTDRARQVADVLRHQIVAGGFADGALPGEDDLGAEFAVSRNTVREALSLLRGEGLVDRTPGLGTTTCGEKYPHGLHRLMGLNETMHEHGTVTNEVRAAELIDPPTWVGRRLCTTDRVVYIERIRRLNGEPLSLDLTYLPRAVGEPLLAEDLANRDIFVLLETITGQRLGTADLTLEAVNADAHSASLLGTQDNAALLMLERLTHLADGTPVDLESIRLRGDRLAMRAQLERR
- a CDS encoding ferredoxin family protein; this translates as MALADQRVDLPVIVDPDLCIDGCTLCVDVCPLDSLAIDPASGKAYMHVDECWYCGPCAARCPTGAVTVNMPYLLR